The DNA sequence CGAACTGCTTACCTACTTCTTCAAGAGTATGGTCAGTGTTCATATCGATACCAAAACGCATGCGAAGTACTTTAGCTTCACGAGCTGTTAGGCCGGCTAAAACGTCACGAGTTGCGTTTTGTAGACCTTCAGATGTCGTTGTATCAACAGGTGAAGAAATCGTCGTATCTTCAATAAAGTCACCTAAGTGCGAATCTTCGTCATCACCAATTGGTGTTTCCATTGAGATTGGCTCTTTTGCGATTTTAAGTACTTTACGGATCTTGTCTTCTGGCATCACCATACGCTCTGCCAATTCTTCTGGAGTCGGTTCGCGACCCATTTCTTGAAGCATTTGACGTGAGATACGGTTTAGCTTGTTGATTGTCTCAATCATGTGAACTGGAATACGGATTGTACGAGCTTGGTCTGCGATAGAACGCGTAATAGCCTGACGAATCCACCAAGTTGCATAAGTTGAGAACTTATAACCACGACGGTATTCAAACTTATCAACCGCCTTCATTAGACCAATGTTACCCTCTTGGATAAGGTCTAAGAATTGAAGACCGCGGTTGGTGTACTTTTTAGCAATCGAAATAACAAGACGTAAGTTTGCTTCAACCATTTCTTTTTTCGCACGGCGAGCTTTTGCTTCACCGATTGACATGCGACGGTTGATGTCTTTAATAGCTTCAATGCTTAAACGCGTTTCTTCTTCGATCTCGTTTAGCTTTTGAATGCTGCGACGTACTTCTACGTCAACGTCATTTAATCGACGTGCTACAGGGTCATCACCTTTTTGTAAAAGGTCTAACCAAGATGTTTTTGTTTCGTTACCAGGGAAGATCTTGATGAAGTCTTTTTTAGGTAATTTGGCATAGCCACACACGTGCTTCATAACCAAACGCTCTTGAACACGAACGCGGTCCATCATGTCACGCATGTTTTTAACAAGACGGTCAAACTGCTTTGGAATAAGCTTGAATAGACGGAAGTGTTCACCTAACGCTTTGATTTTTTCTTGCGTATCTGGGTGAGCACGGCCTAATTCATTGATTGAAACAGTAGATTCATCGTATAAACGGCGAAGCTCCATGAAGTGCTCGCGCGCTTCTTCTGGATCTGGACCTGTATCTACTTCATCTTCTTCAGTGTCGTCGTCTTCGTCATTTTCACCGTCTTCGTCGGCAAGCTGTTCTTCGTTAAGCTCTGAACCAACGTGCGTCGCAGCAGGTGCAACGTCTTCTTCGTTTGGATCTAAGAAACCATTGATAATGTCGCTAAGACGAATTTCTTCTGCTTCGTATTGGTCCCATTGATCCAATAGGTAGCTAATAGCCTGAGGGTATTCGGCAACAGAAGATTGAACCGTGTAGATACCTTCTTCAATACGCTTAGCGATTTCAATTTCGCCTTCACGAGTCAGAAGTTCAACCGTACCCATTTCACGCATGTACATGCGAACAGGGTCAGTCGTTCGGCCAATTTCTTTTTCAACCGTAGCTAATGCAGCCGCAGCAGCCTCAACAACTTCATCATCGCTGGTTTGCTCTTGCATTAACAATTCATCGGCATCAGGTGGTGTTTCACACACTTTGATACCCATGTCGTTGATCATCTGGATGATGTCTTCGACCTGATCGGCGTCGATCATATCCTGTGGAAGGTGATCGTTGACTTCTGCAAAGGTTAAGTACCCTTGCTCTCGACCTTTAATTATAAGAAGTTTTAATTGCGACTGAGGAGTTTGCTCCATACAGATTATCTTCCACCTACTAGTTGAACATCAAATATTTGGACGTGAAATTACCGTTACTTGGGACAAATTCACCAAGGTGACGGAAAAATCGAACTGCATATTATAACACCACAATGGTCATCTGGCTATGAAATATGTCGTTCTGACTTAAATTAACTGCACGCTTAAGTCTAGTGGAGCTGCGCCATTTTTGTACAACAAAACAATAAAAATTTGTTTGATGTCTGGACTTGTAGATTAACGTTTTAATGCAGATATCAAAGCGACATACTCAGCTTTTTCTTGAGCGTTGAGCTCGGAGGTTTTGTCTTTGATTAACAAAGCCTCTAAACGCTTTTCTAAGTAACTGTCTTGTAGCGACTTAAAGGTCTGTTGAAACTCGGCCAATAGGTTTTCTTGGTGAATCTGATGATCCCAAGCAATCAGCTGAGTTAAATAGGGGTATTCACGAGTACCTCTAAAGCGCTCGAGTAGTACTGGCGAGGAGATCTCTGGTTGCTCTAAGATGACTTGCTGTAATTGAATAAACAAACCAAAACCTGGGAGCTCGGCGTTGGCTAGCGCCGGAATATATTCAATCTGGGTTGCAAGTTCAGGGTGTTGTAACATTAAACCAATCGCACGTCGCATTGGAGTAATTTGAAAATCTGTTTGTTGTGCTCGTACTTCAGCTACAGGTGAACGCGCGGCAATGTTTAATTGCTCAACCTGTTTACCGACTAAGCGAGCTAATTTTGCGGTTAATGCTTCTTTGTAGTAGTCACTCGGTACAAGTGCAATAAGAGGTTTGGCTTGCGCGAGGAGGGCGGACTTACCCGCGTCCGAGGTCAAATCTAATTCACCAACAAAGTGTTCGAAGAAGTAATCAATTAGTGGCGTGGCATTATTAAGTCGTGCTTCAAAGGCCTCTTTGCCTTCTTTTTGGACCATAGTATCAGGGTCTTCGCCGTCCGGTAAAAAACTAAAACGCAGATCAACGCCGTCTTTTAATTGCGGTAACGCATTTTCTAGAGCTCGCCAAGCTGCATCTCGACCCGCTCGGTCACCGTCGTAACAACACACGACCTTGCGAGTTGCTCTAAACAGCATTTGCATGTGGTCTTGGGTAGTTGCTGTACCAAGCGCTGCAACGGCATAATTGATCCCTTGCTGAGCAAGCGATACCACGTCCATATAACCCTCAACCACAACGACTTGTTCTAGATTCTTATTGGCTTGTTTGGCTTGATAAAAGCCATAGAGCTCACGGCCTTTGTGAAAAATTCGAGTTTCGGGTGAATTGAGATACTTAGGAGTGCCGTCATCCATTACGCGACCACCAAAGCCAACTACGCGACCGCGTTTATCCCGAATCGGAAACATAATTCGATTTCGGAAAAAGTCGTAGGTGCGGCCTTTGTCATTACTCGTTAAGATTTTTAAATCGGCAAGTTGCTGAGTCGTCTCTTTGTGATTTCGGCCAATGGTTTTAAGTGCTGCATCCCAAGAATCAGGAGCAAAGCCAATTCCATAACGTTGAGCCACGTCACCTGATAAACCACGTGACTTAAGATATTCGATTGCTTCTTTACTGCCTTCGGCGTGTTTTAGCTGATGCTGAAAAAACTTAGAGGCGGTTTCCATCAACTCATAATCAGATTGCTTTTGTTCACGTGTGACCGATTGATATTTTTCGGTTCGACCGTTGGTTTGCTCACGTGGTACATCCATTGAATGTAAACGCGCGAGCTCTTCGATTGCTTCAACAAACTCGAGTTGGTCGTATTCCATCAAAAAGGAAATGCTGTTGCCATGGGCACCACAGCCAAAACAATGATAAAACTGTTTGTCAGGAGATACAGAAAAAGACGGTGATTTTTCATTGTGAAACGGGCAGCAAGCCTGATAGTTTTTACCGGCTTTTTTCAACGGAATCCTTTGGTCAATCAGCTCAACAATGTCGGTACGAGCGACTACGTCGTCAATAAAACCTTTAGGGATGCGTCCGGCCAAAACAATCTCACAATGTTTAATCTAAGGGAGAAGAATTATTACAGAATTCTGTTTTTAATAAAACAAAAGACTCAGCAAAAACGGAACAGAATTCACCATGAACGGTCGGCCTTATCCAACAGACAGGCATAAAAAAACCACAAACAAAAGTTTGTGGTCTTCTATTAGCGCTAACTAAGAATTACTTGTTTAAAGCAGCTCTTACTTGTCCACTGACTTTTCCCATGTCAGCTCGGCCCGTTAATGTCGGCTTGAGCACTGCCATCACTTTGCCCATATCCTGCATACCTTCAGCTGAGGTAGATTCAATAGCATTCGCGATAAGTGAGGCAACTTCTTCTTCGCTTAAAGGCTGTGGAAGAAAAGCTTCAATTACTTCGATTTCAGCGGCTTCTTTAGCGGCTAATTCTGGACGGTCAGCTTGTTCAAATTGTGATTGGGAATCACGACGCTGTTTAACCATTTTGGTTAAGATAGCGATGACTTGCTCGTCGTCCAGTTCTATCTTTTCGTCAATCTCTCGTTGCTTAATCGCTGCCATAACCATGCGAATTGTACCAAGGCGTTCTTTTTCCTTGTTGCGCATCGCATCTTTTTGCGCGTCTTTAAGCTGGGTAATAAGGCTCATCAAATTTCCTTAAGAGAGACCAAACCAATATTAGTAAAGTTTGATGCGACGAGCGTTTTCGCGAGACACCTTTTTAAGGTGACGCTTAACTGCAGCAGCTTTCTTACGCTTACGTGCCCAAGTTGGCTTTTCGAAGTGTTCACGACGACGTACTTCAGAAAGGATACCTGCTTTTTCACATGAACGCTTAAAACGACGAAGTGCTACGTCAAACGGTTCGTTCTCTTTTACTTTAATTACTGGCATTTAAAAATTCACCTCAGTATTTGGATATAATGGTTAAACTTTAACCAAGACTAATAAAAATGGTGCCGTATTCTAAAGCCAAATAAGCCCGAATGTAAAGCCTTTATTTGAAATCAGAATGATTAATTCACTGGAGGAATTGTAGTAGGTTGGTTAGAATGCGCCCTCTTTTTATTGGCCAATTGATTATGAACGAGGTTTTTGCATGTTGGTACTGGCAATAGAGTCTTCTTGTGATGAAACGGGCGTCGCTTTGTATGACACTGAGCGTGGCTTGTTGGGGCACGAAGTCTTCAGTCAAATCAAGATTCACGCAGATTACGGTGGTGTTGTACCAGAGTTAGCGTCTCGCGATCACGTTCGCAAAACCATTCCGTTGATCCGGTCGTTAATGCAAAGCCATCAAGTAGAGTCAAAAGACATCGCTGCTATCGCCTATACGGCAGGACCAGGTTTGGTCGGGGCGTTGATGGTGGGCGCCTGTATCGCTAAGTCATTGGCGTTCGCATGGGGCATCCCAGCTATCGAAGTGCACCACATGGAAGGTCATTTATTGGCTCCAATGTTAGAAGAACAGCAACCTGAGTTTCCGTTTGTGGCTTTATTAGTCTCAGGTGGTCACACTCAGTTAGTTGAAGTCCAGGGTATAGGCGAGTATCAAATCCTAGGCGAGTCTATTGATGATGCCGCAGGTGAGGCGTTTGATAAGACTGCCAAACTATTGGGCTTAGACTACCCAGGCGGGCCAATGTTAGCGAAGCTAGCAACCAAAGGTGAACCAGGCAAATATGTATTCCCTCGACCAATGACCGACCGCCCGGGATTAGACTTTAGCTTTAGTGGCTTAAAAACCGCAGCGGCAAATGCGATTCGCGCAGAGGGTATCCACCTCGCAGGCGGTCAATCTAGCCAAGATGATTTACCAGAAAACGCTGAACAAATAAAAGCCGATATCGCTCATGCTTTCCAGCAGGCTGTTGTGGATACGATCGTTATTAAATGTCGTCGCGCAGTACAGCAAACGGGAATAAAGACGTTGGTCATTGCCGGTGGCGTGAGTGCCAATACTGAACTTCGTGAGAAGCTCGAAGTACTTATGAAAAAGCAAGGCGGGCAGGTTTTTTATCCAAGACCTGAGTTTTGTACGGACAATGGTGCCATGATTGCAGTTGCTGGTGCACAACGATTGCATCAAGGTACAACTGAGTTGAAAGTCAAAGCCAAGCCACGTTGGTCGATTGAAGAGTTACCAGCGCTGTAACTTTATATCTATAACTATTCGAACGAGGTGCTGTAGCCTTTAATCTAAGCGTTGGCGAGATTTGGGCTCTTCACCTTGAACTAAGCGAATGATGTTAGGGATATGACGTAGCACAATAAATACTGCCAACATGGTCACGGGAAGTACGTATTTAGGTGCGATGAAGTAAGTTGCTAGAGGGGATATGCCAACTGCAACAATGGCCGCTAAAGAAGAGTAGCCGGTTACCTTAAAGGTGACTATCCAAGCTAATAACAACACAGCTCCTAGACTGATACCAACAGGTAATAAACACCCAAACGCAGTCGCAACGGCTTTACCACCTTTGAACCTGAAATAGATTGGGAACATATGACCAAGACAGCAGGCAATTGCAGTCATGCCAATTTCACTTGGCTCTAATCCGAGATAATAGCTTCCCCAAGTCGGTACAATGCCTTTAACAATATCTAATAGGAGTACTTTAATGGCGGTTTTTTTTCCGGCGATGCGATACATATTTGTCGCGCCCGGATTGTTGGAGCCTTGAGTGCGAGGGTCGGGTAAGTGTTTGGTTTTGCTAACCAAAATGGCAAAGTTGATTGACCCTATCAAATAGGCAGCGACAACAGTCAGCAAAAAGTCAAACGACATCAGTTCCTCAACAGATGAATATAAGCTAGAATTCGCGCTCGATTTATTTTCGAACAAATTGCATGGTATCCGACCACGTGTACGGTTTCAAACCATGATTGCGTATTTAATGAAAAAATCAGGGCTTAACATGACTCAAGACATCGTATTTATCGAAGCACTCAAAGTAGACACAGTAATAGGTGTTTATGAATGGGAAAAGAGCATTCAGCAAACTTTGCAATTCGATGTCGAAATGCGTACCGATGTTAGGGC is a window from the Psychrosphaera ytuae genome containing:
- the rpoD gene encoding RNA polymerase sigma factor RpoD, giving the protein MEQTPQSQLKLLIIKGREQGYLTFAEVNDHLPQDMIDADQVEDIIQMINDMGIKVCETPPDADELLMQEQTSDDEVVEAAAAALATVEKEIGRTTDPVRMYMREMGTVELLTREGEIEIAKRIEEGIYTVQSSVAEYPQAISYLLDQWDQYEAEEIRLSDIINGFLDPNEEDVAPAATHVGSELNEEQLADEDGENDEDDDTEEDEVDTGPDPEEAREHFMELRRLYDESTVSINELGRAHPDTQEKIKALGEHFRLFKLIPKQFDRLVKNMRDMMDRVRVQERLVMKHVCGYAKLPKKDFIKIFPGNETKTSWLDLLQKGDDPVARRLNDVDVEVRRSIQKLNEIEEETRLSIEAIKDINRRMSIGEAKARRAKKEMVEANLRLVISIAKKYTNRGLQFLDLIQEGNIGLMKAVDKFEYRRGYKFSTYATWWIRQAITRSIADQARTIRIPVHMIETINKLNRISRQMLQEMGREPTPEELAERMVMPEDKIRKVLKIAKEPISMETPIGDDEDSHLGDFIEDTTISSPVDTTTSEGLQNATRDVLAGLTAREAKVLRMRFGIDMNTDHTLEEVGKQFDVTRERIRQIEAKALRKLRHPSRSEPLKTFLDE
- the dnaG gene encoding DNA primase, with translation MAGRIPKGFIDDVVARTDIVELIDQRIPLKKAGKNYQACCPFHNEKSPSFSVSPDKQFYHCFGCGAHGNSISFLMEYDQLEFVEAIEELARLHSMDVPREQTNGRTEKYQSVTREQKQSDYELMETASKFFQHQLKHAEGSKEAIEYLKSRGLSGDVAQRYGIGFAPDSWDAALKTIGRNHKETTQQLADLKILTSNDKGRTYDFFRNRIMFPIRDKRGRVVGFGGRVMDDGTPKYLNSPETRIFHKGRELYGFYQAKQANKNLEQVVVVEGYMDVVSLAQQGINYAVAALGTATTQDHMQMLFRATRKVVCCYDGDRAGRDAAWRALENALPQLKDGVDLRFSFLPDGEDPDTMVQKEGKEAFEARLNNATPLIDYFFEHFVGELDLTSDAGKSALLAQAKPLIALVPSDYYKEALTAKLARLVGKQVEQLNIAARSPVAEVRAQQTDFQITPMRRAIGLMLQHPELATQIEYIPALANAELPGFGLFIQLQQVILEQPEISSPVLLERFRGTREYPYLTQLIAWDHQIHQENLLAEFQQTFKSLQDSYLEKRLEALLIKDKTSELNAQEKAEYVALISALKR
- a CDS encoding GatB/YqeY domain-containing protein; amino-acid sequence: MSLITQLKDAQKDAMRNKEKERLGTIRMVMAAIKQREIDEKIELDDEQVIAILTKMVKQRRDSQSQFEQADRPELAAKEAAEIEVIEAFLPQPLSEEEVASLIANAIESTSAEGMQDMGKVMAVLKPTLTGRADMGKVSGQVRAALNK
- the rpsU gene encoding 30S ribosomal protein S21 is translated as MPVIKVKENEPFDVALRRFKRSCEKAGILSEVRRREHFEKPTWARKRKKAAAVKRHLKKVSRENARRIKLY
- the tsaD gene encoding tRNA (adenosine(37)-N6)-threonylcarbamoyltransferase complex transferase subunit TsaD; this translates as MLVLAIESSCDETGVALYDTERGLLGHEVFSQIKIHADYGGVVPELASRDHVRKTIPLIRSLMQSHQVESKDIAAIAYTAGPGLVGALMVGACIAKSLAFAWGIPAIEVHHMEGHLLAPMLEEQQPEFPFVALLVSGGHTQLVEVQGIGEYQILGESIDDAAGEAFDKTAKLLGLDYPGGPMLAKLATKGEPGKYVFPRPMTDRPGLDFSFSGLKTAAANAIRAEGIHLAGGQSSQDDLPENAEQIKADIAHAFQQAVVDTIVIKCRRAVQQTGIKTLVIAGGVSANTELREKLEVLMKKQGGQVFYPRPEFCTDNGAMIAVAGAQRLHQGTTELKVKAKPRWSIEELPAL
- the plsY gene encoding glycerol-3-phosphate 1-O-acyltransferase PlsY; the protein is MSFDFLLTVVAAYLIGSINFAILVSKTKHLPDPRTQGSNNPGATNMYRIAGKKTAIKVLLLDIVKGIVPTWGSYYLGLEPSEIGMTAIACCLGHMFPIYFRFKGGKAVATAFGCLLPVGISLGAVLLLAWIVTFKVTGYSSLAAIVAVGISPLATYFIAPKYVLPVTMLAVFIVLRHIPNIIRLVQGEEPKSRQRLD